Within Thermococcus celer Vu 13 = JCM 8558, the genomic segment CAGTTTCCGGTTTCTTCCTCTCGAAGAGACCCTTCACGTCGTCGAGAACGCTGTTCTTGGCAAAGACGATGAGCTGTCCCTTCTTCGGAAGCTTCGTATCGCCGGAGGGGATTATCAGGTTGCCCTTCTCGTCGTAGATGGCTACCATGAGGGCGTCCTTGGGCATTTTCAGATCCTTGACCGTTTTGCCGGCTATCTCGCTGTTCCCATCGATGTTGAAGCGGACTATTTCGGCCCCTTCCTTCGGGAAGAGGACGCGGTCGAAGCCCGGGGTGACTATGTTCCTGCTTATGTACTCCGCCGCTATCTCCTCGGGGCTTATGACGAAGTCGAAGTAACGCCTGAGGTCGGTCACTTCCTCGAAGATGCGCCTGTTCTGGGGGTTGCTTATCCTGAGCGACGTCTTTATCTTGGGGTTCAGGTGCTTGGCCAGTATGCAGGCGAGCAGGTTGGCGTCGTCCTTCCCGGTTAAGGCGGCAAAGGCGTCGGCCTGCTTTATGTTGGCCTCCTCCAGCGTTTTGGGGTCGGTGGCGTCGCCCTCTATGACGAGACCGTTGATGAGGAGGGAGAGCTCCTTGGCGCGCTCCTTGTCCATCTCTATTATGGTCACGTCGTGCCCGTCCTCCTCGAGCATCTTAGCCACGAGGGAGCCAACCCTTCCGGCACCCATTATCACGACGAACATCAGTCCTCACCGAGGAGGTATTTGGCTATCTCCGCGTAGGCTGGCCTGGTTATCAGGACTCCTATGAGCACTCCGAGTATCGTCGTGAAGGCGAAACCCTTGAGCGTTCCGACGAAGTACACCAGCAGGAAGCTCATGGCCGCTATCGTGGTCGCCGCCGAGGCGAAGATGACAAAGAACGCCCTCCCCATCCTCCTGAGTACGCTCGAACGCCTGCTTACCCTGGTGCTTCTCTCCCCTCCGAGGAGTTCGTCGGTTATGACGACCTGCTGGTCAACTCCCGTACCTATTGCAGCTATGATACCCGCGATACTCGGGAGGTCGAGGTTCCACTGTATCAACGCGGCAAAGCCCAGGATGATGATGGCCTCGAAGAGGCTCGTCGAAGCGACGGGCACGGCTATCTTCAAGTTGCGGTAGTGGAAGTAAACGATGAGGAACACGGCTATGAGGGCACCTATTCCCGCGTACAACGCCTGGGTCTTGAAGCCTTCACCGAGCCTCGGCGAGATGAACTGCATCCCAACGACGTTGAGCTTGACGGGGAGTGAACCGCTCTTGAGGACGGTGTAAACCTTGCTCGCCTCCTGCTCGGCCGAGAGCCTGTCGGGGGCGCTTCCCGTTATTTGAACATCCTGCTGAGCTTCTCCAACCGTCAGACCCTCACCGAGGGAGTACGGGCCGTAGAGGCCAAGAACCTGGACTATGAGTTGATGGTCGCTCTCTCCCTGGGCCCTCGCAACGTACCTGACCGTTACGTTCATTCCCTCGAGCTCCGTCTGAAGTTCCTGCGGAACGTCAACGAGGACCACCTTGTCCTTGCCCTCCGCGAGCTTGGCTATCTCACCGGCGCTCTGGTTGGCGTAGGCAACGACGCTTATGTTGAAGGCTTTGGTGATCCTCTCAAGGAGCGTCGGCGCTTCCGGGGCCCGGGCGTTGAACTCGGAACTGTTCATGGCCTTGTAAACGCTCTCCGGAACCACCAGGAGAGAGTTAACCGGCGGGTCAAGGAACATGTCAACGGGCCAGCCGGGCTTGCCCTTGGCGAGCTTGGCGAACTTCTCCGCGGCGCTCTTTGAGATCCTGAAGGGAACGCTCCAGCTGTTGTCGGAGTTTATCTTGTAGACGCCAACGTACTCAACGTCCTTCCCCGTTCCAAAGATGACACCGCTGAACTCCATGTAGAAGACACCCTGACTCTCGATAACCGTCTTTATCTGATTCGCCTGTTCCTCCGTGCTTATGTTGGCCACCTTGACGAGGACTATCTGGTTCCCCTGGGCCTCAACGGTTATGTCCCTCAGGCCGAGATTGTTCAACCTCCTCTGGAGGGAGTCAACGACGACCGACATTGTCTTACTATCAACCGGATGCTCGGTCTGGGCAACGAGTGCAACGCCACCGCTTATGTCGATACCGTAGGTGAGCGGCCTGAGCGCGAGGGTTGCTATTGATCCCACGAGGAAGAGTATAAGCAGGAGTATCTTCCAGTTCAGGAGGAGTCTTTTGGTTTTCCTTTTCATACCCTACCACCCCTTGCTTCCCTGGTGAGGTACCACTTCAGAACACCGGCGTTGAGGACCCAGGTGTTCATGAAATCGGCGAGGAGACCAAAGATGAGGACTATGGCGATGTTGTCTATGGTCTGGTTGGTGGACACCAGCCATAGAACGAACAGGGCACCGAGGGTGGTGGTGCTCATGGTAAAGCCAGTGGAAACGGCCGATAGGTAGGCTTCCTCCACGGAGCCCTCCTTCCTCTTGAGGAGCTTCGTCGTTAGCAGGATGTTGCTGTCGACCGTGTAACCTATGAGCATGAGAAGGGCCGCTATGGTCGCTGTTGTGAGCTCGATTCCGAAGATCCCCATCAGGGCAACGGCTATCGTCATGTCCGAGAGGGCCGAGAATATTATTGTGAGCGACGGCACGAGGCTCCTGAAGAACAGGAAGACCACGGCCGCCATGGCGAGGAACGCAAACACCAGCGCCCGTATTCCCTGTTGCTGCGCTATCTTCCCAAAGGTTGGCTGAACCTCACTGTGGATGTACTCCGCGTTCGGGTACCTCTCCTTCAGGACTCTGATTATTCTCACGGGATCAGTACCCGCCGGGGCGTAGACCCTGACACCCGTGGACTGGACGCCCGTGAACCTCTCCACCCTGACGTCCACACCGATTTTATCGCTTACATACTTGGCCAGCTCATCGGGGTTGGCGTCGACCCCGTAGCCCGTGACCACAACACCGCCATTGAGGTCTATGCCCAGAGGTGGGAAGCTAATCGCGAGGAGTATCAGGGCTATCAAGAAGACGGCGAGAGGATAGGTTATCATCTTTTTGTATTCCATCCTCGCGAGGAAGCTCAGTTTCTCCCGCTCCTTTGCCTTTATGCTATCAATAGAAGGCCCTGTCCTTGTTTTAGACTTCGACATACCTTCACCCCTTTACGAGTTTTATCCGGACTTGTCGTTAGTTGGAGGTACGAGTTTTAAAATTAGTGGTTCACGAT encodes:
- a CDS encoding preprotein translocase subunit SecD, encoding MKRKTKRLLLNWKILLLILFLVGSIATLALRPLTYGIDISGGVALVAQTEHPVDSKTMSVVVDSLQRRLNNLGLRDITVEAQGNQIVLVKVANISTEEQANQIKTVIESQGVFYMEFSGVIFGTGKDVEYVGVYKINSDNSWSVPFRISKSAAEKFAKLAKGKPGWPVDMFLDPPVNSLLVVPESVYKAMNSSEFNARAPEAPTLLERITKAFNISVVAYANQSAGEIAKLAEGKDKVVLVDVPQELQTELEGMNVTVRYVARAQGESDHQLIVQVLGLYGPYSLGEGLTVGEAQQDVQITGSAPDRLSAEQEASKVYTVLKSGSLPVKLNVVGMQFISPRLGEGFKTQALYAGIGALIAVFLIVYFHYRNLKIAVPVASTSLFEAIIILGFAALIQWNLDLPSIAGIIAAIGTGVDQQVVITDELLGGERSTRVSRRSSVLRRMGRAFFVIFASAATTIAAMSFLLVYFVGTLKGFAFTTILGVLIGVLITRPAYAEIAKYLLGED
- a CDS encoding potassium channel family protein, producing MFVVIMGAGRVGSLVAKMLEEDGHDVTIIEMDKERAKELSLLINGLVIEGDATDPKTLEEANIKQADAFAALTGKDDANLLACILAKHLNPKIKTSLRISNPQNRRIFEEVTDLRRYFDFVISPEEIAAEYISRNIVTPGFDRVLFPKEGAEIVRFNIDGNSEIAGKTVKDLKMPKDALMVAIYDEKGNLIIPSGDTKLPKKGQLIVFAKNSVLDDVKGLFERKKPETAD
- a CDS encoding protein translocase subunit SecF; amino-acid sequence: MSKSKTRTGPSIDSIKAKEREKLSFLARMEYKKMITYPLAVFLIALILLAISFPPLGIDLNGGVVVTGYGVDANPDELAKYVSDKIGVDVRVERFTGVQSTGVRVYAPAGTDPVRIIRVLKERYPNAEYIHSEVQPTFGKIAQQQGIRALVFAFLAMAAVVFLFFRSLVPSLTIIFSALSDMTIAVALMGIFGIELTTATIAALLMLIGYTVDSNILLTTKLLKRKEGSVEEAYLSAVSTGFTMSTTTLGALFVLWLVSTNQTIDNIAIVLIFGLLADFMNTWVLNAGVLKWYLTREARGGRV